A region from the Hippoglossus hippoglossus isolate fHipHip1 chromosome 16, fHipHip1.pri, whole genome shotgun sequence genome encodes:
- the LOC117777267 gene encoding tetraspanin-13-like, translated as MVCGGYICTKNALCALNILYVLVSLLLIGGAAWGKWFGLVSSIRVVAGVIGVGIFLFLVAFVGLCGALKHHQVLLFFYMMILFLVFVVQFAVSCACLALNKDQQNHLLEIGWNKSEATQLDVEKTLNCCGFSKINYNGTCAAICFKDPSPSCETCSNIIQRYAGEVLRFVGGVGLFFSFTEIFGVWLAHRYRNLKDPRSNPGAFL; from the exons ATGGTTTGTGGAGGATACATCTGCACCAAGAACGCACTGTGCGCGCTCAACATACTTTATGTC TTGGTGAGTCTGCTGCTGATCGGAGGGGCCGCCTGGGGGAAATGGTTCGGCCTGGTCTCAAGCATCAGGGTGGTGGCAGGCGTCATTGGCGTGGGCATCTTCCTGTTCCTGGTTGCCTTCGTGGGTCTGTGCGGCGCCCTGAAGCACCACCAGGTCCTGCTCTTCTTT TACATGATGATTCTGTTCCTCGTGTTCGTGGTGCAGTTCGCGGTGTCCTGTGCTTGTCTGGCCCTGAATAAAGACCAACAG AACCATCTGCTGGAGATCGGCTGGAACAAATCCGAGGCCACTCAACTGGACGTGGAGAAAACACTCAACTGCTGCGGCTTCTCCAAAATCAACTACAATGGCACCTGTGCTGCT ATTTGCTTTAAAGACCCGTCACCATCTTGTGAAACCTGCTCAAACATCATCCAGCGGTATGCCGGAGAGGTGCTGCGGTTTGTGGGTGGTGTCGGGCTCTTCTTCAGCTTTACAGAG ATCTTCGGAGTTTGGCTCGCCCACAGATACAGAAATCTCAAAGATCCCCGATCAAACCCTGGAGCCTTTCTATAG